One segment of Chloroflexota bacterium DNA contains the following:
- a CDS encoding type I polyketide synthase translates to MTAPADRRSLLQDALRAIDELQARIDASEHAHHEPIAIVGMGCRFPGGADNPEAYWDLMHRGIDAVREDPGDRWDDADRFGTDTPIVGGFLDRVDTFDPQFFGISPREASTMDPQQRLLLEVAWETLERAGQDPRELVGSKTGVFVGITAQEYGLMSHERGPQDNIYVATGTALNAAAGRIAYTLGLQGPCFAVDTACSSSLVAVHLACQSLRTRESDAALAAGVNAMLLPNAFAIMKGWGALSPTGRCKTFDASADGFVRGEGCGALLLRRLSDAVARNDQILAVIHGSAVNQDGRSGGLTVPNGLAQQALVRQALASARVAPSAVGYVEAHGTGTMLGDPIEAEALGIVYGEGRPADRPLLIGSVKTNLGHLESASGVAGIMKVVLALQHGEIPRQLHFSEPNPRIAWDTLPLAVTSDPVAWPRTDRPRLAGVSGFGFSGTNAHVILGEAPASTPSALNAALPERPRHVLTLSARTSTALNELAKRFAAHLAANPSIGLGDACYSANTGRAHLKHRLSVTGSSSDELRLALESASVRGAGAAAPSQPAVTAPPKLAFLFTGQGAQSVNMGRELYETQPTFRRTLDRCAELLDLHLPAPLFDVLFPTDPTDRRIDQTGWAQPALFAVQVALAALWRSWGIEPSAVLGHSIGAFAAAHVAGSLSLEDGCRVVAARGRLMQALPAGGAMAAVLADRETVGSLVSGEPNVEIAAANAPRSTVISGPAAAVESVLARLAARGIEARPLTVSHAFHSPLMEPMLSAFESELAGVRFAEPRIAFVSDMTGRQVGRGELLEPSYWVRHVRQTVEFAAGLHSLGDLHATAFVEIGPHPTLTGFGRQILPADDLLWLPSLRRGASDWQTLLDSLGALYVHGADVDWVGFDRDHTRMRCALPTSPFERQRYWLPTDTARRRSQVSFQVADGQPRLLGARRASPLVRERFFETTVSTSSPAFLNDHRLFGVAVFPGSGYMEMALQAAATLSLTDGCVEGLSIQQPLMLPDDEERRLQVVLTPEAADVASFKIISLSHQDDDPANEPSAWTLHASGTARRMSRQGAPAAEDDTLARLLDRLTEELSVADYYQQLAELGLEYGESFRGITALRRGTRESLGRVALPAGFQADLAAYRLHPSLLDACFQVLGAALPGENDAEAPIYVPIGLDALQVHQPGVADVWCHATVDADPSADAPILRGELCLYNSQGGCVAEVRGLQLGRASRAALRLTDNTRLTDHTYEVAWRSAPLLEKAAGIASVEGAGSVDGAWLIVSGRGGPGADLVSQLMARGDACILVDAFAGDLATENTDGTAQPRATSEFGSLRAGIVERLKAGPTAIRGLIYVPGAGAQDGLQRAERDPSVALSWLLELVQAAASENIQAPLWVVTRGAQAVVEDSAPACASQAALWGMTRVVAAEHPSLHPHLVDLDPDAAADWAALILELDAVDRETQVAWRGGKRYAARLARAVVGADRPAAASRTPGEPYRLEILARGTLDGMQLAPLTHRALEPHEVEIEVEVTGLNFRDVLNVLGMYPGDPGPPGLECTGRVVAVGKDVTTLVPGDAVLGIAPEAFSSFVVTPAELVTRRPANLSPEDAATIPIAYLTAMYGLQELAGLKAGERVLIHSAAGGVGQAAVRLAQKLGAEVHATAGSPAKREFLRAMGVTHVYDSRSLNFADEIRAATGGQGVNIVLNALSGEFIPKSLSTLAPGGRFLEIGKRDVWTAERMADERPDVAYYLYDLGDALVYQPGLIGEMLTSLVADLADGTLAPLPYDTFSMDDMEAGFRFMAQARHIGKVVLIHAFAPADAEIPATPRFREDGTYLITGGLGALGLQLATWVVEQGARHLVLTGRRAPAEDAQQTIGRLTTAGASVLTRQVDVAVPEEMDRLFAELRYSHPPLRGIFHAAGLIDDGLLLQQDAERFAAVLRPKVAGSQALHALSADASLDYFVLFSSASAVFGSPGQGAYAAGNAYLDALAHARRAAGLPALSINWGAWGQSGMAARMDTRQQTRLTGRGISLIEPEQGLSALGEMLRGAPAQVVVIPVDWPRFLKQYPPGSAPPLFADVARTATGAGSGDSRAVDPAERLRAFREASDEQRTALLTETVSRHLCAVLGLSDTSAIDPGRSLSDYGLDSLMAVELRNRLEAEFGSAPPLSDFLAGPTSRDLVVVLREQLEERGDGGEVDQPIDADAEALRLLAEIDRLSDDEVNSLLNTMLTEAKMTP, encoded by the coding sequence ATGACTGCTCCCGCGGATCGTCGTAGTCTCTTGCAGGATGCCCTCCGCGCCATCGACGAGCTGCAAGCGCGCATCGACGCCTCGGAGCACGCTCACCATGAGCCGATTGCTATCGTCGGCATGGGCTGCCGTTTTCCTGGCGGCGCCGACAATCCGGAAGCGTACTGGGACCTGATGCATCGCGGGATCGACGCGGTCCGCGAAGATCCCGGTGACCGCTGGGACGACGCGGATCGATTCGGAACCGACACGCCGATTGTCGGCGGCTTCCTGGATCGAGTCGACACGTTCGATCCGCAGTTCTTTGGCATCTCTCCGCGTGAAGCCTCGACGATGGACCCGCAGCAGCGTCTTCTCCTTGAGGTCGCCTGGGAGACGCTGGAGCGAGCGGGCCAGGATCCGCGAGAGCTTGTCGGAAGCAAGACCGGTGTGTTCGTCGGCATCACGGCCCAGGAGTACGGGCTGATGTCCCACGAACGCGGTCCGCAAGACAACATCTATGTTGCCACGGGCACCGCCTTGAACGCGGCGGCAGGCCGCATCGCGTACACGCTGGGGCTTCAGGGACCGTGCTTCGCGGTCGATACCGCCTGTTCGTCGTCGCTCGTCGCCGTCCACCTGGCGTGTCAGAGCTTGCGGACGCGGGAGAGCGACGCGGCGTTGGCCGCTGGCGTCAACGCCATGCTGCTTCCGAACGCGTTTGCGATCATGAAAGGGTGGGGGGCGCTGTCGCCGACCGGGCGCTGCAAGACCTTCGATGCCAGCGCCGACGGATTCGTGCGCGGTGAGGGCTGTGGAGCTTTGCTTCTGCGCCGGCTCTCGGATGCCGTCGCGCGGAACGACCAGATCCTCGCCGTCATCCATGGGTCCGCCGTGAATCAAGATGGCCGCAGCGGCGGCCTGACGGTGCCGAATGGGCTCGCACAGCAGGCGCTCGTTCGGCAGGCGCTCGCCAGCGCCCGGGTGGCCCCGTCCGCCGTCGGCTACGTCGAAGCGCACGGCACCGGCACCATGCTCGGTGACCCGATTGAAGCTGAGGCGCTGGGTATCGTGTATGGGGAGGGGCGGCCGGCAGACCGGCCGCTGCTCATCGGATCGGTCAAGACGAACCTCGGTCACCTCGAATCGGCCTCGGGCGTTGCCGGCATCATGAAGGTGGTGCTGGCACTTCAGCACGGCGAGATCCCTCGTCAACTGCACTTCAGCGAGCCGAATCCGCGCATCGCCTGGGACACGCTGCCGCTCGCCGTGACGAGCGACCCGGTGGCGTGGCCGCGCACGGACCGGCCACGCCTGGCTGGCGTCAGTGGCTTTGGCTTCAGTGGAACGAATGCCCACGTCATTCTTGGAGAGGCTCCGGCCAGTACTCCGTCCGCCCTGAATGCCGCTCTGCCTGAGCGGCCGCGCCACGTGCTGACACTTTCGGCGCGGACGTCTACCGCCCTGAACGAGCTGGCGAAGCGCTTTGCCGCGCACCTGGCAGCGAACCCGTCGATCGGACTGGGAGATGCCTGCTACTCGGCGAATACCGGGCGCGCGCATCTGAAGCATCGGTTGTCCGTGACCGGCAGCTCATCCGACGAACTGCGGCTCGCCCTTGAGTCGGCGTCAGTGCGTGGCGCCGGGGCCGCGGCGCCGAGCCAGCCGGCGGTGACAGCGCCGCCAAAGCTCGCCTTTCTGTTCACGGGTCAGGGCGCCCAGTCAGTCAACATGGGGCGTGAGCTGTACGAGACGCAGCCGACGTTCCGCCGTACCCTGGACCGTTGCGCGGAGCTTCTCGATCTGCACTTGCCGGCGCCGCTCTTCGACGTGCTCTTTCCCACCGACCCGACAGATCGACGGATCGACCAGACGGGCTGGGCGCAGCCCGCCCTTTTCGCGGTGCAAGTGGCGCTCGCGGCGCTCTGGCGCTCGTGGGGCATTGAGCCGTCTGCCGTGCTCGGGCACAGCATCGGCGCGTTCGCGGCGGCCCATGTGGCCGGCTCCCTCTCATTGGAGGATGGGTGCCGCGTTGTGGCTGCCAGAGGGCGGCTCATGCAGGCGCTCCCAGCGGGTGGCGCGATGGCGGCCGTCCTGGCGGATCGTGAGACCGTGGGCTCGCTGGTGAGTGGCGAGCCGAACGTCGAGATCGCGGCGGCAAATGCGCCGCGCAGCACCGTGATCTCCGGCCCGGCCGCAGCGGTCGAGTCCGTGCTGGCTCGGTTGGCGGCGCGCGGGATCGAGGCTCGCCCACTGACAGTGTCGCACGCCTTCCACTCGCCGCTGATGGAGCCGATGCTGTCCGCGTTCGAATCGGAGCTGGCAGGCGTGCGGTTCGCCGAGCCGCGCATCGCCTTTGTGTCAGATATGACCGGCCGTCAGGTGGGGCGAGGAGAGCTTCTGGAGCCGTCATACTGGGTGCGGCACGTTCGCCAGACCGTCGAGTTCGCCGCGGGGCTTCACTCGTTGGGCGATCTCCATGCCACGGCGTTCGTAGAGATCGGACCGCACCCGACGCTCACGGGCTTCGGGCGGCAGATCCTCCCTGCGGACGATCTGCTCTGGCTGCCGTCACTCCGACGCGGGGCCAGCGATTGGCAGACGCTGCTCGACAGTCTCGGCGCGCTGTACGTCCATGGCGCCGACGTCGATTGGGTTGGGTTTGATCGCGACCACACGCGGATGCGGTGCGCTCTGCCGACCTCCCCGTTTGAGCGACAGCGCTACTGGCTGCCCACGGACACCGCGCGCCGGCGCTCGCAGGTGTCATTTCAGGTGGCAGACGGGCAGCCACGGCTGTTGGGCGCACGGCGTGCATCGCCGCTCGTTCGCGAGCGTTTCTTCGAGACGACTGTCAGCACCTCGTCGCCGGCGTTCCTGAACGATCATCGGCTGTTCGGCGTCGCGGTGTTCCCAGGCTCTGGGTACATGGAGATGGCGCTGCAAGCGGCGGCGACACTCAGTCTGACGGATGGCTGCGTCGAGGGGCTCAGCATTCAGCAGCCCCTTATGCTCCCAGACGACGAGGAACGGAGACTGCAGGTCGTTCTCACGCCAGAGGCGGCCGATGTCGCTTCCTTCAAGATCATCAGCTTGTCTCACCAGGACGACGATCCGGCGAACGAACCTTCGGCGTGGACACTGCACGCGAGCGGAACCGCCCGCAGGATGAGCCGGCAAGGCGCACCAGCCGCGGAGGACGACACGCTCGCACGCTTGCTCGACCGCCTGACGGAGGAGCTGTCCGTCGCGGACTACTATCAGCAGCTTGCGGAGCTTGGTCTTGAGTACGGAGAGAGCTTTCGCGGAATCACCGCGCTCCGCCGAGGGACACGCGAGTCTCTGGGGCGAGTTGCGCTGCCAGCGGGCTTCCAGGCAGACCTCGCGGCGTATCGGCTCCATCCGTCGCTGCTCGACGCATGCTTCCAGGTGCTCGGCGCGGCGCTGCCCGGCGAGAACGATGCTGAGGCGCCAATCTATGTGCCGATTGGCCTGGATGCGCTCCAGGTACACCAGCCCGGCGTCGCGGATGTCTGGTGCCACGCGACCGTGGACGCCGACCCGTCAGCCGATGCGCCGATCCTGCGGGGCGAGCTGTGCCTGTACAACTCGCAGGGAGGGTGTGTCGCGGAGGTGCGCGGGCTTCAGCTCGGCCGAGCGAGCCGCGCGGCGCTCCGACTCACCGACAATACGCGGCTGACTGACCACACCTATGAGGTTGCATGGCGGTCGGCCCCGCTGCTGGAAAAGGCGGCGGGCATCGCGTCCGTTGAGGGTGCTGGGTCTGTTGATGGCGCCTGGCTCATCGTATCCGGCCGCGGTGGCCCCGGCGCCGACCTGGTGTCGCAGTTGATGGCGCGGGGAGACGCCTGCATCCTGGTGGATGCGTTCGCTGGTGATCTCGCGACTGAGAATACCGACGGCACGGCGCAGCCACGGGCAACGAGCGAGTTCGGCAGCCTGCGCGCCGGCATCGTCGAGCGGCTCAAGGCGGGCCCGACGGCGATCCGTGGGCTCATCTACGTGCCGGGCGCCGGCGCTCAGGATGGCCTCCAGCGGGCGGAGCGGGATCCCTCCGTTGCACTCTCGTGGCTCCTTGAACTGGTGCAGGCGGCCGCCAGCGAGAACATTCAGGCGCCGTTGTGGGTTGTCACTCGTGGCGCCCAGGCCGTCGTCGAGGACAGTGCACCCGCGTGTGCATCGCAGGCAGCGCTCTGGGGGATGACACGCGTCGTTGCTGCCGAGCATCCCTCGCTGCATCCACATCTTGTCGATCTCGATCCGGACGCGGCGGCCGACTGGGCCGCTCTGATTCTGGAGCTGGACGCTGTCGATCGCGAAACCCAGGTTGCCTGGCGTGGCGGGAAGCGATACGCGGCGCGGCTGGCCCGCGCAGTGGTCGGCGCTGATCGGCCTGCCGCGGCGTCACGCACGCCCGGCGAGCCGTACCGTCTGGAGATCCTGGCGCGCGGCACGTTGGACGGCATGCAGCTGGCGCCGCTGACACACCGTGCGCTGGAGCCGCACGAGGTCGAGATCGAAGTCGAAGTCACCGGCCTCAACTTTCGCGACGTGCTCAATGTCCTCGGTATGTACCCAGGCGATCCAGGGCCGCCGGGCCTGGAATGCACGGGCCGGGTGGTGGCTGTTGGCAAGGACGTCACCACGCTCGTTCCTGGCGATGCCGTGCTCGGGATTGCGCCCGAAGCGTTCAGCTCCTTCGTGGTGACGCCTGCGGAGCTGGTGACGCGTCGGCCAGCAAACCTCTCGCCTGAGGACGCGGCGACGATCCCAATTGCATACTTGACGGCGATGTACGGGCTGCAGGAGCTTGCCGGCCTCAAGGCTGGCGAGCGCGTGCTGATCCATTCCGCGGCCGGTGGCGTCGGTCAGGCGGCGGTGCGGCTCGCCCAGAAGCTGGGCGCCGAAGTGCATGCGACGGCCGGCAGCCCGGCTAAGCGCGAGTTCCTGCGCGCGATGGGCGTTACGCATGTCTACGACTCGCGGTCGCTTAACTTTGCCGACGAGATACGCGCGGCGACCGGCGGGCAGGGTGTCAACATCGTCCTGAACGCTCTTTCTGGGGAGTTCATTCCGAAGAGCCTCTCAACGCTGGCGCCCGGTGGCCGCTTCCTGGAGATCGGAAAGCGTGACGTCTGGACCGCTGAGCGGATGGCGGATGAGCGGCCGGATGTCGCGTACTACCTGTACGACCTCGGCGATGCGCTGGTATATCAGCCCGGTCTGATTGGCGAGATGCTGACCAGCCTGGTCGCCGACCTCGCGGACGGCACGCTGGCGCCGTTGCCGTATGACACCTTCTCGATGGACGACATGGAGGCGGGTTTCCGATTCATGGCGCAGGCCAGGCACATCGGCAAGGTGGTTCTGATCCACGCATTCGCACCTGCTGACGCCGAGATACCAGCGACGCCGCGCTTCCGCGAGGACGGGACGTATCTGATCACCGGCGGGCTCGGCGCCCTGGGCTTGCAGCTTGCGACCTGGGTCGTGGAGCAGGGCGCACGACACCTTGTGCTGACCGGCCGGCGGGCGCCCGCTGAGGACGCGCAGCAGACGATCGGTCGGCTCACCACTGCCGGCGCTTCCGTGTTGACGCGTCAGGTTGACGTGGCCGTCCCCGAGGAGATGGACCGCCTCTTTGCAGAGCTGCGGTATTCCCATCCCCCACTTCGCGGGATCTTCCATGCCGCGGGGCTGATCGACGATGGCCTGCTGTTGCAGCAAGACGCTGAGCGCTTCGCGGCAGTACTGCGGCCCAAGGTGGCGGGAAGCCAGGCGCTTCATGCGCTGAGCGCCGACGCTTCCCTTGACTACTTCGTCCTGTTCTCGTCAGCGTCGGCGGTCTTCGGATCTCCTGGCCAGGGCGCCTACGCGGCCGGCAATGCGTACCTCGATGCGCTGGCGCATGCCCGACGCGCCGCCGGGCTTCCTGCGCTCAGCATCAACTGGGGCGCGTGGGGGCAGTCTGGTATGGCGGCCCGCATGGACACGCGGCAGCAGACGCGTCTGACGGGTCGGGGCATCTCCCTGATCGAGCCAGAGCAAGGTCTCTCGGCGCTCGGTGAGATGTTGCGGGGCGCGCCGGCGCAGGTCGTCGTCATTCCGGTGGACTGGCCTCGGTTCCTGAAGCAGTATCCGCCCGGGAGCGCGCCACCGCTGTTCGCCGACGTGGCTCGCACGGCGACCGGCGCAGGCAGCGGCGACAGTCGGGCTGTCGATCCCGCCGAGCGTCTTCGTGCGTTCAGGGAGGCATCCGACGAGCAGCGGACTGCCCTCCTCACCGAAACCGTCTCGCGGCATCTGTGCGCGGTGCTCGGGCTGAGCGACACGTCAGCCATCGATCCAGGCCGCTCGCTCAGCGACTACGGCCTCGACTCGCTGATGGCGGTCGAGCTGCGGAACCGCCTCGAGGCAGAGTTTGGCAGTGCGCCGCCTCTCAGCGACTTCCTTGCCGGTCCGACGTCACGTGACCTCGTGGTCGTCTTGCGTGAACAACTGGAGGAGCGCGGCGACGGCGGGGAGGTTGACCAACCGATTGACGCCGACGCGGAGGCGCTCCGCCTTCTGGCCGAGATCGATCGTTTGTCCGACGATGAGGTCAATTCGCTCCTCAACACCATGCTGACGGAAGCGAAGATGACGCCATGA
- a CDS encoding thioesterase encodes MLGCTVLIGEIFHALQNRTEVVARYGEMTGQSLTNTLGPSRARHSPDPGDRLQAKPLAEPGSLCNTPLPMSTLPFDSGDLAHWMARPEPLPDPAVRLICFPYAGGGVAQYLPWRALLPPRVELCAWKLPGRESRLREPPATRLTALAAMLAQTLLPLTDRPFAFFGHSLGALVAFETAQSLRRAGLPMPEWLFVSGRAAPHIVSTAPPIHQLPPAAFVAEIVRRYDGIPRAVLAEPALLRLLLPTLRADLAMLETYHYAQETPLPCPISVFGGRQDQHTPIPSLQEWQRQTCNTFRVETFPGGHFYLQTERTALVDTLTRDLTPLLEQP; translated from the coding sequence ATGCTCGGCTGTACTGTACTCATCGGTGAGATCTTTCACGCCCTTCAAAACAGAACCGAGGTCGTCGCGAGGTACGGTGAGATGACAGGGCAGTCGCTGACGAACACCCTGGGGCCGTCACGAGCCCGGCATTCGCCTGACCCTGGGGACCGCCTGCAAGCGAAGCCCTTGGCTGAGCCAGGCTCGCTGTGCAACACTCCGCTTCCAATGTCCACACTGCCGTTTGACTCGGGTGATCTCGCGCACTGGATGGCTCGCCCAGAGCCTTTGCCCGATCCAGCGGTACGGCTGATCTGCTTCCCGTACGCAGGCGGCGGCGTCGCGCAGTACCTCCCATGGCGAGCGCTGCTGCCGCCACGAGTTGAGTTGTGCGCGTGGAAGCTGCCGGGGCGTGAGAGTCGCTTACGCGAACCGCCCGCGACGCGGCTGACGGCGCTTGCCGCGATGCTGGCGCAGACGCTCCTGCCCTTGACGGACCGGCCGTTCGCGTTCTTCGGACACAGTCTCGGCGCCCTCGTTGCCTTCGAGACGGCCCAATCGCTGCGTCGCGCGGGGCTCCCGATGCCGGAGTGGTTGTTCGTCTCGGGTCGAGCGGCTCCGCACATCGTGTCCACTGCCCCCCCGATCCACCAGTTGCCCCCGGCGGCCTTTGTTGCCGAGATCGTGCGGCGCTATGACGGGATCCCACGGGCTGTGCTTGCGGAGCCCGCGCTCCTGAGGCTGCTCCTGCCGACGCTCCGTGCGGACCTTGCCATGCTCGAGACGTACCACTACGCGCAAGAAACGCCTCTGCCCTGCCCCATCTCCGTCTTCGGCGGTCGCCAGGATCAGCACACCCCCATTCCGTCGCTCCAGGAGTGGCAGCGCCAGACGTGCAACACGTTCCGCGTCGAGACGTTTCCTGGCGGCCATTTCTACTTGCAGACCGAGCGCACCGCCCTGGTGGATACGCTGACGCGCGACCTGACCCCGTTGCTTGAGCAGCCGTAG
- a CDS encoding DMT family transporter: MAIWAFIEVGAAQALAGYSGFEVVWARYGTHLALMLVVFAPRRRTALVRTSRLWLQLGRGALMLGMPACFLFAARLLPPNDILAVFWISPLLVVLFGGLVLGERVQPGQYLCAAIAFVGVVLILQPASHLFWRPLLLALGMALSFGVYVICTRILRNEAPTTNLFYTAAVVFVVLSAVLPFFWRAPDFDALIAMMGVGSMGFVLLWMLDYALSVAPASTVAPLAFTQPLWFVLLGLLTGRTPNLFVAVGALTVAAGIGGYVVMEMRRA, from the coding sequence ATGGCGATCTGGGCGTTCATTGAGGTCGGCGCGGCGCAGGCGCTGGCAGGCTACTCCGGCTTTGAGGTTGTCTGGGCTCGGTACGGCACACACCTGGCCCTCATGCTCGTGGTGTTCGCCCCACGAAGGCGGACAGCGTTGGTGCGAACGTCCAGATTGTGGCTGCAACTTGGACGTGGCGCCCTGATGCTTGGGATGCCAGCCTGCTTCCTGTTCGCCGCCAGGCTGCTGCCCCCGAACGACATTCTCGCTGTCTTCTGGATCTCGCCGTTGCTGGTCGTGTTGTTCGGGGGGCTGGTGCTTGGAGAACGGGTGCAGCCGGGCCAGTATCTGTGCGCCGCGATCGCATTTGTCGGTGTCGTCCTCATCCTGCAGCCCGCGTCTCACCTCTTCTGGCGGCCGCTGCTGCTGGCGCTCGGCATGGCGCTCTCGTTCGGCGTGTATGTGATCTGCACCCGCATCCTGCGTAACGAAGCCCCGACGACCAACCTCTTCTACACGGCGGCGGTTGTGTTTGTGGTGCTCAGCGCGGTGCTTCCGTTCTTCTGGCGCGCGCCAGACTTCGACGCACTGATCGCCATGATGGGGGTCGGCAGCATGGGATTCGTCCTGCTCTGGATGCTCGACTATGCCCTGAGCGTCGCGCCGGCCAGCACGGTGGCGCCACTCGCATTCACGCAGCCGCTCTGGTTTGTGCTGCTCGGCCTACTGACCGGCCGGACACCCAACCTGTTCGTGGCGGTTGGGGCATTGACGGTTGCGGCCGGAATCGGGGGCTACGTGGTGATGGAGATGAGACGAGCGTGA